The Zea mays cultivar B73 chromosome 7, Zm-B73-REFERENCE-NAM-5.0, whole genome shotgun sequence DNA segment AACGTTACTTCGTCCTAGTATAGTAGGGTGGTGACGACAAAGAAGCGAGTTTTCCATTTCCAATGTCCAGCCTCTTGATTTCAGGTGTTGTTTACCTGTAGTTCCCACTGCTCCTCAAGTGCGGCCTCCTGCAGCGCCTCTGCTCCGACACCGACGACGGCGATGAGGAGCCGGTGCCCGTGGCGCTGCACGACATCCCTGGCGGCGAGCAGGCCTTTGAGCTGTGCGCCAAGTTCTGCTACGGCATCTCCATCAGCATCAGCGCCGGGAACCTGGTGCCCGCGATGCTGGCGGCGCGCTTCCTCCGGATGACGGAGGCCGTCGCCAAGGGCAACCTGGTGGCCAAGCTCGAGACCTTCTTCGACTCCTGCGtcctgcagggctggaaggactcGGTCGCCGCGCTGCAGGCCGCGTGGCGGATCTCCGGCTGGAACGAGAGCCGCATCGTACAGCCCTGCATCGACTCCATCGTCGAGAAGATCCTCCTGCCACCGTCCAAGGTCACGTGGTCCTACACGTACACGAGGCCAGGGTACAACAGCACGAGGAAACCCCACCAGTCCGTCCCCAAGGACTGGTGGACGGAGGACATCTCCGACCTGGACATCGAGGTCTTCCGCTCCGTCATCTCCACCGTGCGCGCGTCGCGGCTGCTCCCACCGCCGCTCATCGGCGAGGCGCTGCACGTCTACGCGTGCAAGCACCTCGTCGACCCGCTCCACGTTGCCAGCGACGCAGGACTGACCGCCAACGGCGTCCTCCACCAGCCGCCGCAGAGCTCAGACGACGGCGAGGAGAAGCTGGTGGCCATGCAGCGCCGCGTGCTCGAGTCCATCGTCACCATGGTCCCGGGCGAGCCGGGGTCGGTCACCGGCCGCTTCCTACTAAGGCTGCTGCGGGTGGCCAACTACGTCAGCGCGTCGTCGTCCACGCGCGCGCAGCTGATCCGGCAGGCCGGCTCCCAGCTCGACGAGGCCAGGGCGGCGGACCTGCTCATCCCGCTGCCATCGGACCCGCACGCGTACGACGTCGGCACGGCGGAGGCCGTGCTCGAGCACTTCCTGGCCCAGTTCCAGCGGCCCGCGCCGACCGACGAGCGGCGTCGGATGAGCGCCGCCATGGAGAAGGTCGCCAGGATCTTCGACGAGTACCTGCGGACCATCGCGCTGGACCGCAGCTTCCCTGTCGGCAAGTTCGTTGACCTCGTCGAATGCTTGCCGGACATCGCCCGCAGTGACCACGACGGCCTCTACTACGCCATCGACATCTATCTCAAGGTCAGAAAGCTCCAAGATCGGAACATCTGTCATGGATTTGAGTTGATGGATATATTACGATGGCGAGCAGGAGCACCCGGAGCTGAGCAAGGCGGATAAGAAGCGGTTGTGCCGGCTGATAGACTGCAGGAAGCTGTCGCCAGACGTGCGGGCGCAGGCGATAGCCAACGACCGGATGCCACTGCGCACCATTGTACAGCTTCTCTTCGTCGAGCAGGAGCGGACCATCGGTGCAGCCGCCGGCAGCCATGCTGCTTCCGGTGGCGCCGCAGATCGGGCCTCCGTCGGTGTTATCTCCCAGCTCGCGGCGGGAACCAAAGATGAAGAACCAGCCTCGTCTGCTGGCCACAAGTCAGACGTGCACAGACCACGCCGGGACCATGCCCGGGTAGCCGATGGAGCCTCTGCCATGGCGAGGTCGCTGTCGGCGTCAACCAAGACTCCACCGGCAGCGAGGAAGGAGAGGACGCCGGAGGAGACGGGGAGCAGGATGAGGAACAAGCAGTGAAGCCCAGTGCACAATTTGTTCATACTTGTGATTCTtgattatattttttttatttcagTGCATCCCATTTTTGGTGGGAGATGTAAGAGGTAGATTTTTGTAATTAAAATGGATAAGGAGTTAATAAGTGGCTACGTGCAGTCATGCTCATATAATCTAGGGTAGCTCACCGATGAACAAAGGTTCGTGTTCATCACATTCTTCCTCCGGCAGAACTTATGTTTGCCCATGCATCGGCAGCCTACGAAAAATCAGCCAATTTAACGAACTTTGAACAAATAAGTGTATTTTTAGATCCATTAGCTGCTAGCAACTTTGATCGATCTAacactagtacagagaagttTTATAGCGTGGCAGTCATAGAACTATTTGCACAGTTTTTTTTccagtgccgccagtgctagaGCTAGTGGAAATCGACATTTTCACTCACGGTTGTTTagagcaacatggaattaaattctatcttacatttatatacatcaaagtcttttgtttacaaccatatatgcttcataCATTTTATACATCAAAAGTTTTCACCTATGCTCTAATAATTATCTCgtctaagagatagtctactaacttATGTTATTATTCTAAACTTTGGCCCTTCAGTGGAATgatctctttcaatatgaatgtgcataggtcttcAATTATACCATATAATGCaccttcggtcaagttctccggctTTCCTTGTTGAAACTCCTGTAAAGGAagcttataaacatcatctattcacACTCAATAACACATTtgaatctttaatgacataaataaaacataactattactaataataccgtgcaagggtttgtgatgtatcgttcgttcactctcatgaactcgcacgcatagaaccCATATAGGACTTATCCTTATGGTTTCTTATGGCACTACATAAcaagagattggttatttagttacaacattgtgtatgatatgtatcaTAAATTTACATACTTACCGGCTAGttatgatggatgtctagtggcacacaTTTTTTAGACGTGTCATGCTTTCCACCTTTCCACTTATAGTACCTAAATGctatgtgatctcaaatagaatcttcATGTTATTTTAAAATTCTCagcgatataagtatgcatgcatagaaaagcttATAGCTCTAAGATATTAAGAAATTTCGCATAGGTCGAAGGGTCgtagttcaaggagtcgagcaccagcaccttgccaaccttaggataaatgaggaagcatatccagtggtccctataCAAAtaaaatttgtgatgcatgtgtattaatattattaattttatttatacaaaatcacacttacttaaagttgtacgggccattatggcttccctgtcttgaagTTGAAGCATTGTGTTTGCTATGTAGGTGGCGAATCTTGCATCGAAATCCTTCTTCATAACCTTTAGACGCTCCTCAACTTCTTTGTCCGTCTTTCCCTTTAACTCTTCATTGTCTTTTCTGATTCtgaaagtgtggctttcctctgatatcagtattgggttgagatacccattcCTTTTACCGGCACTAGCATCGAGCTTGGTACCGTAAAGGATCTCCtgttgatcatgttgcattctggaagtcacacgtgcatgtcagatattgaaatattatacaactcactaataataacacatatatgtggaagtatgagcaacacttacaatgcaaacactgtcacaagttgcacgtcgagtctctgaaggttcatcattaatcacatgtcctcgaatgcaaAGGCCTTTTGAtctgaaccaataaaagcatggtctggtatatgcacactaaTGGTGTCAATACCAGTCAAGCAAACTTTTAATACTAGCTgggaccttccttagtttctcaaaaggTAGTAGAGGtttgcccggcacatatttttagGCGCATTTTTATAATCTGTCTTAGTTGGCATCTTTATCTTTGCGgacattgcctcagccttttttgcagactcctcaTGCTCGGCCAAATCAATAGTATGCGACATGAGGTCCCgtgcaatccctttcaaaaatcgAGTTGTGCCAGCAGTAGTAGTTTTACTCTTATTTTTCTCGAACGTGGACACCAATTTTGCTATAGGaaatttagatttctttgatggccaTGGATCCCTTGATGTCTGTGGAGAAGGTGGGTCCCTTGCTACTGGTGTAGACAATGGGTCTCCAAGAGGATgaggaggagaaggtggtggagccctgaatggcGATTCTTGTGGTagagacggtgggtcagaaagaggatgaggagcaacatatgaagtttgaggaggtgatgatggatgtacaatagtaACTACAGTTTGAGGAGGCGGAGATGGTTGGAGATGTGatgtcgacggcggtggtggatcaaacaattcgacatccctttaaGGCCAAAGGATGAAATTCTTGATGGCTTATCCAAGTTTCTCGATACCATCGGTCCCAGGGATATCTGGATGTCTAGCATATCATCCTCAAATCCTTGGACGACCATCGTCACTTCTACCCTACAATAATCATCTAGAATGTCGCTTCCATGGAACTTGCCTCCTGGGATCACAAGGCATGTGCCTACTTTCTTCGTATggtgattgttaataccatatcttataaccagtgtgcaTGCCACATGCCTTGTGATGTTATCAACTGGATAAcagaccttatttcccgttgacgcgaTAGAGCTTGGGACGGTCGTATAATCAGTGGAAGCCAGCGATTGAGCTGCTAgaattatttgcatctgtggagtggtcatctgttgaacagacatcgcactcgccaattgctgcatcaattcaggaggaggattcgatagcatttgagacatcaggtctttgaactctttcttggcctccttcTTAAAATAATCTGACATATCTTTTTTGTATCGATTACGTTTCTTGTACTGACCTTCCCACTGTGGttcgaatccttccttccatccttacttagacgagattcctcgtacacgaccaggatgctcaaggttaccgagaccagccatTAGGATGTCtctccctttgtggcttaaatgttccttggctctgcttagatgccattgcatatatgttttttgtCGCTCCTTCAACTgttggatcatcaaaagatacaccagcctcggttcccttggttttctagcatggATCCAATTAGCCATCATTTCACCAAGTTGCTCAGATAGCGTTggcaaccctgcggccttcttctcggtgtcttcttgtgtccatttagaaacctgacgcttgtaaccacctctgcctaggtggtggtggtacttgttcttcttagagagttctgaatttgcctcgcttagagatatgaaatcagggctgctcctctgctctagaaatacttcCCACTGACCTACTGAGATTTTAAATTTTTGTCGGGTCTAGGCCTTTCTTCGCtaactttgtattcatctcagacctccagtttcggaaattgagGGCAAGCTacttcatcgtgtattccttcacaAGTTCTTATGAACCCCGAGGCAGAACaaacctcattaatagcttattccatatttgattcttgacatcagctGGCACATTTCTCGACTGTTAGATTGTGATGTCAAGgttatctctaactaagaacccaagtgcattccagaACTTAgggagtgcctcttctggagttaggggctgacctttcgggctcacaTATGAGATTTTATATGTTTTGTCTGGAAACTTGTTCAGACCCCTATCAGCTCTTTTTCGATCGCtcagcttccttttccttgacctctcggtggtttTATCAGTCAGTTCCGGTGCATCTTGGGTCGACTCTGGTGCATCTTGGAATCATGCCGCGACTTCATCAAGTATCGCACGATATTGAtacaagacctcctattcatgtaataaagtgcacaagaaatcatgcatgtgtaatagacattgtgaagtcagctaattaggtacacacacgaaattaaggatgtgtaCTTTACCTCACACtctcgtggatcataagtagggtcacgttgcaactcatgGCAAGCAACCCTATCTATGCTAGGATAAGGGTAGCTAGGCATTTCATATCCTTCACCACTGGATTGTTCTCGAGAAACACCCTTTTCCATGTGGTCAggccctaatccttggtccttgatcggagaactcattgagctatatgtACACAAGATTGCAACAAAGATTCACAAAATTGAACACAAAGATTGGAACAGAAGATTAGAACGCATATATATAATATCATACTAAGTTCTTACATAATATGTTGTCCATCATACTAAGTTCTTACATAATACGCCATCCATCATACTAAGATTAGAAAATATATAGTAATTTCTACTTTTCTACTCGTCGTCGTCCATCAATGTCGTCCAATCAATCTCCCCATCTTCATCGTCAGAGATGATGATGACTGGCGCCGCTTACTCCACATGCACGAGCGCGGAGACGACCTCGCCTGCAGGCGTCGAAGCCGAAGAGCCCACCTCAAGGTGGTGAGTAGAAGGGCCCGCGGTGGTGACATGTTGACGGTGGCAATTCGTGAGAACTATGCAGGCACACATGAAAATACGTGTATGGCGACTTGATGATTGAGCCTCGATCGATGTCAGAGCTCGAGGTGGCGGCGATGCATGAGCCGCACCGTTGCTAGTCGCCCCTCTTGTGTATGTGCCTTGAGGCGTGCTGCGACGACATCCACTAGGTACATTGAGGCTGCAACGACGAAAAAGGCTTGAACTACTTCAGGCTCTCTATTATTCAATATATGTACACACACCTTAATAAAACACATGTATAGGAAATGGATTCGGTTGTGAGATGAATCACACCAATTATTCCCAACTACCCCCCAGCATCACCTGTCCCAAAAAATCGTAACACATccaaataaaaaaaatacaaaAAACGTAAAAATCGCAACGATCCTCCAGCAGAAATGAATGGGCAGTATCCGACGACGGCCATGGCACAGCGGGCGATCCATAGCATGCCCTAGCTAGGGTTTACTAACCGGCGGCGGTGTGCGGCGGCCAGCGGCGGCAGAGGGCAAAGGGACAGAGGAGAACCTGACGGTAGCGCGGGGGGCGAGGGGATGGTGGCGTGGGGACGATCGCCGACGAAGAAACCCTCAAGAACGAAATCCGGCAGCCTGACGGCGTGATGAAATGAACCGTGCCAGGTGACTTGTAAAATTTTCGGCTCTCGCCCGCCACCCTTTATATAGCCACATTTCTACTAGCGGTTGTCATAGAAAATCGCCAGTAGAAATAGCTTCCATAGACTGTAGAAGCCATTGCTACTGgtagttgtcatagagaaccatcAGTAGAAATTATTTCTACTGGCGGGTGTCACAGAGAACCGCAAGTACAaattatttctactggcggttgtcattgaGAACCGCCAATATAAATATTTTTATATATTCttgtatattatatatatattattatttAGTATAGTTTTTATATATTGTCTAGTATACTTTTCATATATTACATTAACTATACTTTTATAtattctccctcctccctcctctctctctctccctcgctaaTGGAATTAAACATCTTTCCTTGACCACGAAAATTGAATGAAGACAATGAAGAAATATGTATTGATCTCAAACTTAGTAGACAAgtgctaacaataatcaattacattgacaagtatataatctagggagccattgttctgccttgtccatcgtggcatACCCAAGGAAACGATTtgtgtgggatgcttcgctcaacgttccttatcttggttggatgatcTATGAAAAGAGAAATGTCATTGAattggttaaaatcctctaaatcagatacaccatcaactcctatagcttgttattttctaggaaaaactacatgcttcggtttgtcggtgcttttcttctcattgttagaaatgatttgttcagcatagaagacctgtgcaacacaattagcaaggatccatgggtcatctttgtaacctaccttacttagatcaagaactctcaccccatagttgtctatcgtgacatgtttgtcttgaaCTTATTGACATCAGAAAACCGAGAtatgaaatgtaccatagtctagttcccatatgtcctcaataaagccaaaatatgtaataatctcactaGTTTCATcgtctatggcctcgcatcgaacaccattgttttgtgacatgctctttttgtctttggacttggtacaaaatgtgaatccactaatgtcataggttttcCATGTCTTGACCtagcgtgatggtccagatgcgacccccttgatggtttgttcttctattgtttctccatgtggaatgtccttcaccattagccatgtgttgaaccgctgcttttgttgcttcattacccaatcatctgTATGCCTAGAATTTTGCTCATGAAGCTCagcgatgtgttgttggataaatggctccattatcgcTAGCTAGTGTAGGAAgttgtgatgtgcctcaagtactatattGTATTCCGGTGGGATAAAAGATTTATGTCCCATCCTACCacttccatacagtctaccctcgtgtcaTGGCAGATGCAAACCTATTgtaacctggtcttttaggatactattgcagaatgaaCCTCCAGACTCAATGACATCTTCGGTACAGTACCGCTTTATCATAGATGCCTCGGGACCAGCatgggttgatacatagccattcagtattgacatgaaacactcatatgtccacatttcatgcaagtacataggacccaatgcctctatttgtggtactgaaagggaattaggcttacacctatttcctaattgattttggtggttgaattgcccaacacaaataattaaactaactagtttgctctagtgtataagttatacaggtgccaaaggttcacacttagccaataaaaacgaccaagaaatgggttcaacaaaaagagcaagggataaccgaaggcagccctggtctggcgcaccggacagtgtccggtgcaccagggaactcgacgcccaacttcgcaccttcgggaattttcagaggtgcttcgctataattcaccggacatgtccggtgcaccagaggagagcgactctgaactcgccagcttcggatttccgctccgctataattcaccggacatgtccggtgcacaccgaactatccggtgagccaacggagcaacgactacttcgcgccaacggtcgactgcaacgcattaaatgtgcgccagcgtgcgcagaggagcagagcacgcgcgggtggcacaccggacatcctacagggcttgtccggtgcaccaccggacagccaagcgggcccacacgtcagagctccaacggtcggaacccaacggcctggtgacgtggctggcttaccggactgtccggtgcgccatgcgacagcagtctccaccaaacggctagtttggtggttggggttataaatacccccaaccaccccacattcaaggcatccaagttttccaccttccaactacttataagagctctagcattcaattctagacacactcaagtgatcaaatcctctcccaattccgcacaaagccttagtgactagtgagagagatttgttgtgttcttttgagctcttgcgcttgg contains these protein-coding regions:
- the LOC100281621 gene encoding BTB/POZ domain-containing protein At5g47800, with product MKYMKLGSKPDTFYTEEAVRSVVSDIPADLIIHVNNTKYQLHKFPLLLKCGLLQRLCSDTDDGDEEPVPVALHDIPGGEQAFELCAKFCYGISISISAGNLVPAMLAARFLRMTEAVAKGNLVAKLETFFDSCVLQGWKDSVAALQAAWRISGWNESRIVQPCIDSIVEKILLPPSKVTWSYTYTRPGYNSTRKPHQSVPKDWWTEDISDLDIEVFRSVISTVRASRLLPPPLIGEALHVYACKHLVDPLHVASDAGLTANGVLHQPPQSSDDGEEKLVAMQRRVLESIVTMVPGEPGSVTGRFLLRLLRVANYVSASSSTRAQLIRQAGSQLDEARAADLLIPLPSDPHAYDVGTAEAVLEHFLAQFQRPAPTDERRRMSAAMEKVARIFDEYLRTIALDRSFPVGKFVDLVECLPDIARSDHDGLYYAIDIYLKEHPELSKADKKRLCRLIDCRKLSPDVRAQAIANDRMPLRTIVQLLFVEQERTIGAAAGSHAASGGAADRASVGVISQLAAGTKDEEPASSAGHKSDVHRPRRDHARVADGASAMARSLSASTKTPPAARKERTPEETGSRMRNKQ
- the LOC100281621 gene encoding BTB/POZ domain-containing protein At5g47800 isoform X2; protein product: MLAARFLRMTEAVAKGNLVAKLETFFDSCVLQGWKDSVAALQAAWRISGWNESRIVQPCIDSIVEKILLPPSKVTWSYTYTRPGYNSTRKPHQSVPKDWWTEDISDLDIEVFRSVISTVRASRLLPPPLIGEALHVYACKHLVDPLHVASDAGLTANGVLHQPPQSSDDGEEKLVAMQRRVLESIVTMVPGEPGSVTGRFLLRLLRVANYVSASSSTRAQLIRQAGSQLDEARAADLLIPLPSDPHAYDVGTAEAVLEHFLAQFQRPAPTDERRRMSAAMEKVARIFDEYLRTIALDRSFPVGKFVDLVECLPDIARSDHDGLYYAIDIYLKEHPELSKADKKRLCRLIDCRKLSPDVRAQAIANDRMPLRTIVQLLFVEQERTIGAAAGSHAASGGAADRASVGVISQLAAGTKDEEPASSAGHKSDVHRPRRDHARVADGASAMARSLSASTKTPPAARKERTPEETGSRMRNKQ